The proteins below are encoded in one region of Bifidobacterium dentium JCM 1195 = DSM 20436:
- a CDS encoding carbohydrate ABC transporter permease, with protein MSNASSAAAAGPKGREKAAWKAERERRRRVARDERAERARAARSGFANVANPRRSALLTLVCAVFAVYCLFPFFYLLVNATKTQADFTSTFGLGFGKTFALWDNVVTVFTYDGGIFGRWFLNTVLYVVAGAGGATLLAIMGGYGLAKFRFPGRRAVFVVVIGAISVPGIALAVPQFLLFAKLNLTNTPWAMVIPSLVSTFGLYLMWIFSDQAVPTELLEAARVDGAGEFRTFFQVSLPLLAPGIVTTALFAIVATWNNYFLPLIMLKDSDWYPLTIGLNQWKDQASTAGGQAIQNLVITGSLVTIVPLVIAFLCLQRYWQSGLSAGAVKE; from the coding sequence ATGAGCAATGCAAGCAGCGCCGCCGCGGCGGGTCCGAAGGGGCGGGAGAAGGCCGCCTGGAAGGCGGAGAGGGAACGCCGCAGGCGTGTGGCCAGGGACGAGAGGGCGGAGCGGGCGAGGGCCGCGAGGTCGGGGTTCGCGAACGTCGCGAACCCCAGGCGCAGCGCCCTGCTGACCCTGGTATGCGCGGTCTTCGCCGTCTACTGCCTGTTCCCGTTCTTCTATCTGCTGGTCAACGCGACCAAGACGCAGGCGGACTTCACGTCGACCTTCGGTCTGGGGTTCGGCAAGACGTTCGCCCTGTGGGACAACGTCGTCACCGTGTTCACCTATGACGGCGGGATCTTCGGACGCTGGTTCCTCAACACCGTCCTGTACGTGGTGGCCGGCGCGGGAGGGGCCACGCTGCTGGCGATCATGGGCGGCTACGGTCTGGCGAAGTTCCGTTTCCCGGGGCGCAGGGCCGTGTTCGTGGTGGTCATCGGCGCGATCAGCGTGCCGGGCATCGCGTTGGCGGTGCCGCAGTTCCTGCTGTTCGCCAAGCTGAACCTGACGAACACGCCGTGGGCCATGGTCATCCCGAGCCTGGTGTCCACGTTCGGCCTGTACCTGATGTGGATCTTCTCGGACCAGGCCGTGCCGACCGAGCTGCTCGAGGCGGCGCGCGTGGACGGGGCGGGCGAGTTCCGTACGTTCTTCCAGGTGTCGCTGCCCTTGCTGGCGCCGGGCATCGTGACCACGGCCCTGTTCGCGATCGTGGCGACGTGGAACAACTATTTCCTGCCGTTGATCATGCTCAAGGATTCGGATTGGTATCCGCTCACGATCGGGTTGAACCAGTGGAAGGACCAGGCCTCCACGGCGGGTGGGCAGGCGATCCAGAACCTGGTGATCACGGGTTCGTTGGTCACGATCGTGCCGTTGGTGATCGCGTTCCTGTGTTTGCAGAGGTATTGGCAGTCCGGCCTGTCCGCCGGCGCCGTCAAGGAATGA